The following are encoded in a window of Pristis pectinata isolate sPriPec2 chromosome 1, sPriPec2.1.pri, whole genome shotgun sequence genomic DNA:
- the si:ch211-67e16.11 gene encoding uncharacterized protein si:ch211-67e16.11 — protein MHGRWGWLLCAALLQLQSAGGSQFKAARLHRWSTAGLGYLKNSLCQRVSFLSAAECRRLAEIPQTAVAVYAAEPRAGEKLLTVLPDSGLSLGSGHDAVLTLDPSPELSFGHPLTVYFIDFSVNERRCGARDGLYLGNHECMTLALKSRCENLLKRRTSRTERQNAKERARKRLKGQAADSRLKREDGSAGGRSRREERLVGLCEIHFVPLVVGQKDQSKEQRLRCVEQKGFAACPRPLVISSPNPATANCELNNNTWRCHRQQLLSQKSCRMYQTCDHGVLLSGGWKEHLTYQRHVNNVIHFYRMLRRNGFRPENIKTFFAGDGQLPVGEETEGIYPATEKVMIRSHISYICRAVNCADSLVLYLNSPTRNDGTMLLWDVNNNGIADQKEKYTVGELLMDLEGCKAHRVFIFIDQSYSGTLAKKLLTSNKHPNVVLIGNSRSSEFTWASSFTEFWMELQPDQCLIDYILKNVAWAAPSNLGIVEPTPGLLNSTIYGGPCYNNPPLTPEEVKREYMGCQNLPTAVWYQTIQKKDLPH, from the exons ATGCACGGGCGCTGGGGGTGGCTGCTGTGCGCGGCCCTCCTGCAGCTGCAGAGTGCTGGGGGCTCGCAGTTCAAGGCGGCCCGGCTGCACCGCTGGTCGACGGCCGGCCTGGGCTACCTGAAGAACAGCCTGTGCCAGAGGGTGTCCTTCCTGTCAGCCGCTGAGTGCCGGCGGCTGGCCGAGATCCCGCAGACGGCGGTGGCTGTCTACGCGGCGGAGCCCAGGGCCGGGGAGAAGCTGTTGACCGTCCTGCCGGACTCTGGCCTGAGCCTGGGCTCCGGCCATGATGCTGTTCTCACCCTGGACCCCAGCCCCGAGCTCAGCTTCGGGCACCCCCTCACCGTCTACTTCATTGACTTCAGCGTGAACGAGCGGCGCTGTGGAGCGCGTGATGGGCTCTACTTAG GTAACCACGAGTGCATGACGCTGGCCCTGAAGAGCCGCTGTGAGAACCTGCTGAAGAGGAGGACCAGTCGCACGGAGCGCCAGAACGCCAAGGAACGCGCAAGGAAGAGGCTGAAGGGGCAGGCAGCAGACAGCCGACTGAAGAGAGAAGATGGCAGCGCTGGGGGTCGGTCCCGCAGGGAAGAGCGGCTGGTGGGGCTGTGTGAGATCCACTTTGTGCCATTGGTTGTGGGACAGAAGGATCAAAGCAAAGAGCAGAGACTCCGCTGTGTAG AACAGAAGGGTTTTGCTGCTTGTCCCCGACCTCTGGTGATCAGTAGCCCCAACCCTGCTACTGCCAACTGCGAGTTAAATAACAACACATGGCGATGTCACCGGCAACAACTGCTATCTCAGAAATCCTGTCGCATGTACCAGACCTGCGACCATGGAGTGCTGCTGTCCG GAGGGTGGAAGGAACACCTCACGTACCAGAGGCACGTCAACAACGTGATCCACTTCTACCGGATGTTGCGTAGAAACGGCTTCCGACCAGAGAACATCAAGACCTTCTTCGCAGGAGATGGACAACTCCCCG TTGGTGAGGAGACGGAGGGCATCTACCCGGCCACAGAGAAGGTGATGATCAGGAGCCACATCTCCTACATCTGTCGTGCTGTCAACTGCGCTGACTCTCTGGTTCTCTATCTCAACAGCCCCACGAGGAATGATGGCACCATGCTGCTCTGGGATGTCAACAACAATGGAATT GCCGACCAGAAAGAGAAGTACACGGTGGGGGAACTGCTGATGGACCTGGAGGGGTGCAAGGCACACAGAGTATTCATATTCATCGATCAGAGTTACTCTGGGACACTGGCAAAGAAACTGTTGACGTCCAACAAACATCCAAACGTGGTCCTGATTGGCAACAGCAGGAGCTCAGAGTTCACCTGGGCTTCCAGTTTCACTGAGTTCTGGATGGAGCTTCAACCGGATCAATGCCTCATTGATTACATCTTGAAG aatgttgcctgggctgCCCCTTCAAACCTTGGAATAGTTGAGCCCACTCCTGGCCTCTTGAACAGCACTATCTATGGAGGACCTTGCTATAACAacccaccactgaccccagaAGAGGTGAAGCGGGAGTACATGGGCTGCCAAAACCTCCCGACTGCAGTGTGGTACCAGACAATCCAGAAGAAAGATCTCCCACATTAA